A stretch of Corynebacterium timonense DNA encodes these proteins:
- a CDS encoding 1,4-dihydroxy-2-naphthoyl-CoA synthase — MTYSTEQPFDPAQWDEVDGFDFTDITYHRHNGGGRANGIARIAFDRPEVRNAFRPHTVDELYRALDHARRDPTVGTVLLTGNGPSPKDGGWAFCSGGDQRIRGRSGYQYATDAGEVDEARATAEGGRLHILEVQRLIRTMPKVVIAVVNGWAAGGGHSLHVVCDLTIASRQEARFKQTDADVGSFDAGYGSAYLAKMVGQKFAREIFFLGRTYTAEDMQRMGAVNIVADHASLEEEAIAAAREINTKSPTAQRMLKFAFNLLDDGLMGQQVFAGEATRLAYMTDEAVEGRDSFLEKRAPRWEEFPYYY, encoded by the coding sequence ATGACCTACTCCACCGAGCAGCCCTTCGACCCCGCGCAGTGGGACGAGGTCGACGGCTTCGACTTCACCGACATCACCTACCACCGCCACAACGGCGGCGGCCGCGCCAACGGCATCGCGCGCATTGCCTTCGACCGCCCCGAGGTGCGCAACGCGTTTCGCCCCCACACGGTCGACGAGCTCTACCGCGCGCTCGACCACGCCCGCCGCGACCCCACCGTCGGAACGGTCCTGCTCACCGGCAACGGGCCGAGCCCGAAGGACGGCGGCTGGGCCTTCTGCTCCGGCGGCGACCAGCGCATCCGCGGCCGCTCCGGCTACCAGTACGCCACCGACGCCGGCGAGGTCGACGAGGCCCGTGCCACGGCGGAGGGCGGCCGCCTGCACATCCTCGAGGTGCAGCGCCTCATCCGCACCATGCCCAAGGTGGTCATCGCCGTGGTGAACGGCTGGGCCGCCGGCGGCGGGCACTCCCTGCACGTGGTCTGCGACCTGACCATCGCCTCGCGCCAGGAGGCCCGCTTCAAGCAAACCGACGCCGACGTCGGCTCCTTCGACGCCGGCTACGGCTCCGCCTACCTGGCCAAGATGGTAGGCCAGAAATTCGCCCGCGAGATCTTCTTCCTCGGCCGCACCTACACGGCCGAGGACATGCAGCGCATGGGCGCGGTGAACATCGTCGCGGACCACGCTTCCCTGGAGGAAGAGGCCATCGCCGCCGCCCGGGAGATCAACACCAAGTCCCCCACCGCCCAAAGAATGCTTAAGTTCGCTTTCAACTTGCTTGACGACGGCCTGATGGGCCAGCAGGTCTTCGCCGGCGAGGCCACCCGCTTGGCGTATATGACCGACGAGGCCGTCGAAGGCCGCGACTCCTTCCTGGAAAAGCGCGCGCCCCGCTGGGAGGAGTTCCCTTACTACTACTAA
- a CDS encoding MetQ/NlpA family ABC transporter substrate-binding protein: MSVSRTVPRIIAAATITATAATTLVACGDDAAENDAAGNDQQTIRVASSPGPYTELFQDAIEPILAEDGYSVEYINFTDLTQANTALSEGSADLNVEQHSAWMNVFNREQNANLVSITEVPTAPAGLYTEKYTNVDEVADGHSVGVPQDGSNKSRALHMLADVGWITISEDADPTLISEADIAENPHNLDIVSMDSANLARSLPDLDWAVIPGSMSYSAQLDPQLSVFQENLRPELILVAVTTEDKQDQPWTTAVADAYRSDEFLSYMDANNPDNYWFVPDSLK, translated from the coding sequence ATGTCTGTTTCACGTACTGTGCCCCGTATCATCGCCGCCGCCACCATTACCGCCACCGCCGCCACGACGCTCGTGGCGTGCGGCGATGACGCCGCGGAGAACGACGCCGCAGGAAACGACCAGCAGACGATCCGCGTCGCCTCCTCCCCCGGCCCCTACACCGAGCTGTTCCAGGACGCGATCGAGCCGATCCTGGCCGAGGACGGCTACTCCGTCGAATACATCAACTTCACCGACCTCACGCAGGCCAACACCGCGCTCAGCGAGGGCTCCGCCGACCTCAACGTCGAGCAGCACTCGGCCTGGATGAACGTGTTCAACAGGGAGCAAAACGCCAATCTGGTGTCTATCACCGAGGTCCCCACCGCCCCGGCGGGGCTTTACACCGAGAAGTACACCAACGTCGACGAGGTCGCCGACGGCCACTCCGTGGGCGTGCCGCAGGACGGGTCCAACAAGTCCCGCGCGCTGCACATGCTGGCGGACGTCGGTTGGATCACGATCAGCGAGGACGCCGACCCCACCTTGATCTCCGAGGCGGACATCGCCGAAAACCCGCACAACCTCGACATCGTGTCGATGGACTCCGCGAACCTTGCCCGCTCGCTGCCGGACCTCGACTGGGCCGTCATCCCCGGCTCCATGAGCTACTCGGCCCAGCTCGACCCCCAGCTCAGCGTGTTCCAGGAGAACCTCCGCCCGGAGCTGATCCTCGTCGCGGTGACCACCGAGGACAAGCAGGACCAGCCGTGGACCACCGCGGTCGCCGACGCCTACCGCTCGGACGAGTTCCTGTCCTACATGGACGCGAACAACCCCGACAACTACTGGTTCGTCCCCGACTCCCTCAAGTAG
- a CDS encoding methionine ABC transporter ATP-binding protein: MSDAAITFRDVTKTFGPDFRALDSVTLDVPEGSVYGVVGTSGAGKSTLIRMVNGLEKPTSGTVTVLGSEPARLSGGDLRAFRRTVSMVFQNYNLLESRTVSENVAMPLVLAGVKRSAISERVAATLEMVGLTERADHKPRQLSGGQRQRVGIARALVTEPRLLLCDEPTSALDPLTTSQILDLIARINNDLGVTVLIITHQMDVIARLADRVAVLDSGAVLENGTVADVFARPRTPLAARFVDTVIPNEVPQHVRDAATSYDQVWRLTHSHSAARAVVADLGQRFGVRADILHAVDAPLGGTVVGKLDLGVSGGSLREAQDYVNELEHVTVEVLP, encoded by the coding sequence GTGTCGGACGCAGCCATCACCTTTCGCGACGTCACCAAGACCTTCGGCCCCGATTTCCGGGCGCTTGATTCCGTCACGCTCGACGTCCCCGAGGGCTCCGTCTACGGGGTCGTCGGCACGAGCGGCGCCGGCAAGTCAACCCTCATCCGCATGGTCAACGGCCTAGAAAAGCCCACCTCGGGGACGGTGACGGTGCTCGGCTCCGAGCCCGCGCGTTTGTCGGGCGGGGACTTGCGCGCTTTTCGACGCACAGTCTCCATGGTCTTCCAGAACTACAACCTGCTGGAGTCCCGCACCGTCTCGGAGAACGTGGCCATGCCCCTCGTGCTGGCCGGCGTGAAGCGCTCGGCGATCTCCGAACGCGTCGCCGCCACCCTTGAGATGGTCGGCCTCACCGAGCGCGCGGACCACAAGCCCCGCCAGCTCTCCGGCGGCCAACGCCAGCGCGTCGGCATCGCCCGCGCCCTCGTTACCGAGCCCCGACTCCTCCTGTGCGACGAGCCCACCTCGGCACTCGACCCGCTGACCACCTCGCAGATCCTCGACCTCATCGCGCGCATCAACAACGACCTCGGCGTGACGGTGCTCATCATCACCCACCAGATGGACGTCATCGCCCGCCTCGCCGACCGCGTCGCCGTCCTCGACTCCGGCGCCGTCCTCGAAAACGGGACCGTCGCCGACGTCTTCGCACGGCCGCGCACCCCACTTGCCGCCCGCTTCGTCGACACCGTCATCCCGAACGAGGTGCCGCAGCACGTGCGCGACGCCGCCACCTCCTACGACCAGGTGTGGCGCCTGACCCACTCCCATTCCGCCGCGCGTGCCGTCGTCGCGGATCTTGGGCAACGCTTCGGGGTGCGCGCAGACATCCTCCACGCCGTCGACGCCCCCCTCGGCGGCACCGTCGTAGGCAAACTTGACCTCGGCGTCAGCGGGGGCAGCCTGCGCGAGGCGCAGGATTACGTCAACGAACTCGAGCATGTGACCGTGGAGGTACTCCCATGA
- a CDS encoding PepSY-associated TM helix domain-containing protein, whose protein sequence is MTDAAPHSSGLPALTRRIHFYAGLFIAPFIIVAALSGALYALAPTLENVVYRDILTVPAADPAQDVALSSQVSAAQATHPDMDVAQVWPSSEPTEPTRVLLIDESLAENKQLRSIFVNPHTGAVIGDEPTYSGLGELPLRRWISSLHESMHLGPVGELYSELAASWLWVVALGGVYLWWRMARTRALTGLATTTGRRRKLLNLHGVAGTWLLVGMLGLSVTGITWSTYGGGNVDRTVAALGGKADPIETSLTADSSEDAADPHAGHGSHGASGSASASGADSLTADEVADQAATVLDTARAEGLTGQLRLFVPEDTHHAWQASERWVPWRLASDAVSINGETGAVVDRLPFSELPLFSKLTSWGIYLHMGIMFGLPLQIALAALALGICAMAVMGYMMWWRRRPTKNAIAGVPGRAELTRTDWVIIAAVGIPVGAFLPLLGLSFAAMLVADRLLARRRTPVVEPAAEKELQPV, encoded by the coding sequence ATGACCGACGCCGCACCGCACAGCAGCGGACTGCCCGCCCTGACCCGCAGAATCCACTTCTACGCCGGGCTGTTCATCGCCCCGTTCATCATCGTCGCCGCGCTCAGCGGCGCCCTCTACGCCCTCGCGCCGACGCTGGAGAACGTCGTCTACCGGGACATCCTCACCGTCCCCGCCGCCGACCCGGCACAGGACGTCGCGCTGTCCAGCCAGGTCAGCGCGGCCCAGGCCACCCACCCCGACATGGATGTCGCCCAAGTGTGGCCGTCCTCGGAGCCGACAGAGCCGACCCGCGTCTTGCTGATCGACGAATCCCTCGCCGAGAACAAGCAACTCCGCAGCATCTTCGTCAACCCCCACACCGGCGCCGTCATCGGCGACGAACCGACCTACTCCGGCCTCGGAGAGCTCCCGCTGCGGCGCTGGATCTCCTCGCTGCACGAGAGCATGCACCTCGGCCCCGTCGGCGAGCTCTACTCCGAGCTAGCGGCCAGCTGGCTATGGGTCGTTGCCCTCGGCGGTGTCTATCTGTGGTGGCGCATGGCCCGCACCCGGGCACTGACCGGCCTAGCTACCACGACCGGACGCCGCCGCAAACTTCTCAACCTCCACGGCGTCGCGGGCACCTGGCTGCTCGTGGGCATGCTGGGCCTGTCCGTCACGGGCATCACCTGGTCCACCTACGGCGGCGGCAACGTGGACCGCACCGTCGCGGCGCTCGGCGGCAAAGCCGACCCGATCGAGACCTCCCTGACGGCAGATTCCAGCGAGGACGCCGCCGACCCCCATGCCGGCCACGGCTCCCACGGCGCTTCGGGGAGCGCCAGCGCAAGCGGGGCCGACTCTCTCACCGCCGACGAGGTGGCCGACCAAGCGGCGACAGTACTGGACACCGCCCGCGCCGAGGGCCTCACCGGCCAGCTGCGCCTCTTCGTCCCCGAGGACACCCACCACGCGTGGCAGGCCAGCGAGCGCTGGGTGCCGTGGCGGCTGGCCTCGGACGCGGTGAGCATCAATGGCGAAACCGGCGCCGTGGTGGACCGGCTGCCGTTCTCCGAGCTGCCGCTGTTTTCTAAGCTCACCTCGTGGGGGATCTACCTGCACATGGGCATCATGTTCGGCCTGCCGCTGCAGATCGCACTCGCCGCGCTCGCGCTCGGCATCTGCGCGATGGCGGTCATGGGCTACATGATGTGGTGGCGCCGCCGCCCCACCAAGAACGCGATCGCCGGCGTGCCCGGGCGCGCCGAACTCACCCGCACCGACTGGGTCATCATCGCCGCCGTGGGCATCCCAGTCGGGGCGTTCCTGCCGCTTCTCGGCCTGAGCTTCGCCGCCATGCTCGTCGCAGATCGGCTGCTCGCGCGCCGGCGCACCCCCGTTGTCGAGCCCGCCGCAGAGAAAGAGCTGCAGCCGGTGTAG
- the menE gene encoding o-succinylbenzoate--CoA ligase yields the protein MAHVLEILPVDPADPLAIMPTLEEALTGQRSLLPVPTDDPTRANLLRNTQRVGEEIDPEFALVVATSGSTGAPKGAQLTTANLVSSADATHQHLGGEGQWLLSMPAAFIAGLQVLVRSMVAGVEPEFLDLSRGFNVSEFAAKSRTLAATGERCYTALTPLQLAKATATLDGIEALRRFTAVLVGGAAPNPRLLESARRLRVNVVTTYGSSETSGGCVYDGRPIAGAKVKIRNGRIHLGGPMVAHGYRNLPGHETFAEPGWFATSDAGSLVDATLSVHGRIDNVIDSGGLKLHPEVLENVLLSVEGVTAACVVGVPDERFGQRICAAYTGSASMAQVMEALDDLPRWQVPKELTPVPALPLLGPGKVDRAAVSELFL from the coding sequence GTGGCCCATGTCCTTGAGATCCTCCCCGTCGACCCCGCCGATCCGCTCGCGATCATGCCTACCCTCGAGGAGGCGCTGACCGGCCAGCGCAGCCTGCTGCCGGTGCCCACCGACGACCCGACGCGCGCGAACCTGCTGCGCAACACGCAGCGCGTCGGCGAGGAGATCGACCCGGAGTTCGCGCTGGTGGTGGCCACGTCGGGCTCGACGGGGGCGCCGAAGGGTGCCCAGCTGACCACGGCGAACCTCGTCTCCAGCGCGGACGCCACCCACCAGCATCTCGGGGGCGAGGGGCAGTGGCTGTTGTCCATGCCGGCGGCGTTCATCGCGGGTCTCCAGGTGCTGGTGCGCAGCATGGTGGCGGGCGTCGAGCCGGAGTTTCTCGACCTCTCCCGCGGCTTCAACGTCTCCGAGTTCGCTGCCAAGTCCCGCACGCTCGCGGCGACCGGGGAGCGCTGCTACACGGCGTTGACCCCGCTGCAGCTGGCGAAGGCGACCGCGACGCTCGACGGCATCGAGGCGCTGCGCCGCTTCACGGCGGTGCTCGTCGGAGGCGCAGCGCCGAACCCGCGGCTGCTGGAGTCCGCGCGCAGGCTGCGGGTGAATGTGGTGACCACCTACGGCTCCTCCGAGACCTCCGGCGGCTGCGTGTACGACGGCCGCCCGATCGCCGGGGCGAAGGTGAAAATCCGCAACGGCCGCATCCACCTGGGCGGGCCGATGGTCGCGCACGGCTACCGCAACCTGCCCGGCCACGAGACTTTCGCGGAGCCCGGGTGGTTCGCAACGTCGGATGCGGGCTCGCTTGTCGACGCCACCTTGAGCGTCCATGGCCGCATCGACAACGTCATCGACTCCGGCGGCCTGAAGCTCCACCCCGAGGTCCTGGAAAACGTCTTACTAAGCGTCGAGGGCGTCACCGCCGCCTGCGTGGTGGGGGTGCCGGACGAGCGTTTCGGCCAGCGCATCTGTGCCGCCTACACGGGCTCCGCCTCGATGGCCCAGGTCATGGAGGCGCTGGACGACCTCCCCCGCTGGCAAGTGCCGAAGGAGCTCACGCCCGTCCCGGCCCTTCCCCTGCTCGGCCCCGGGAAGGTCGACCGGGCCGCCGTGAGCGAATTATTTCTCTAG
- a CDS encoding phytoene desaturase family protein: protein MPEAVVVGAGPNGLAAAVELAEAGWAVRVVERRATIGGHCRTASLFPGTRSDLGAAAFPFGVATLDGDWLHAPRPVAHPLEKSTALLDALGPDQNTWNRLHGPIARHIDDHLDNILGPTLWRWPPHPLAMARFGLRAAPPATTLGAALFRTEEARALLVGNAVHSLRPPDGVLTAAFGVLFGALAMSKGWPVSAGGAQGVVEKLARRAEAAGAVIETGVEVREMPRADAVVLTMAPWDAARLGATVRPWRQGPGVFKVDWLLSGPVPWRDPRVGEAGTVHVGGTVAEIAHAERQVARGRMPNRPFVMVCQQYAADPSRGPVLWTYAHVPRGFSGDATGHIARQIERFAPGFRDTVVRPHVTGYIPDIAAGEMNLRQLVLRHPRRVGPTVWLASGANAPGAGVHGAAGVWAAREIIRSRRPGRPSRGRAGEGPGRA, encoded by the coding sequence ATGCCTGAGGCAGTCGTGGTCGGGGCGGGACCCAACGGGCTGGCCGCCGCGGTGGAGCTCGCCGAGGCGGGGTGGGCAGTACGCGTCGTGGAGCGCCGGGCGACCATCGGCGGCCACTGCCGCACGGCATCCCTGTTCCCGGGCACGCGCAGCGACCTCGGCGCCGCCGCGTTCCCCTTCGGCGTGGCCACCCTCGACGGCGACTGGCTCCACGCCCCCCGCCCGGTCGCCCATCCCTTGGAGAAGAGCACGGCGCTTCTCGACGCCCTCGGGCCCGACCAAAACACCTGGAACCGCCTCCACGGCCCCATCGCGCGCCACATCGACGACCACCTAGACAACATCCTCGGCCCGACGCTGTGGCGCTGGCCGCCGCACCCGCTGGCCATGGCGCGCTTCGGGCTGCGCGCCGCGCCGCCCGCCACGACGCTGGGGGCGGCGCTGTTTCGCACGGAGGAAGCCCGCGCGCTGCTCGTGGGCAACGCGGTCCATTCGCTGCGCCCGCCGGACGGGGTGCTCACCGCGGCGTTCGGCGTGCTCTTCGGGGCGCTGGCGATGTCGAAGGGCTGGCCGGTGTCGGCCGGGGGCGCGCAGGGGGTCGTCGAGAAGCTAGCGCGGCGAGCCGAAGCCGCCGGCGCCGTCATCGAGACCGGCGTGGAGGTGCGCGAGATGCCGCGCGCGGACGCCGTCGTGCTCACCATGGCGCCGTGGGACGCCGCCCGGCTCGGTGCCACGGTGCGGCCCTGGCGGCAGGGCCCGGGCGTGTTCAAGGTGGACTGGCTGCTCAGCGGGCCCGTGCCGTGGCGCGACCCGCGCGTCGGCGAGGCCGGCACCGTCCACGTCGGCGGCACCGTCGCTGAGATCGCCCACGCCGAGCGGCAGGTCGCGCGCGGTCGCATGCCCAACCGGCCCTTCGTCATGGTGTGCCAACAGTACGCGGCGGACCCGTCGCGCGGGCCGGTGCTGTGGACCTACGCGCACGTCCCGCGCGGCTTCTCTGGCGACGCGACGGGACACATCGCCCGCCAGATCGAGCGCTTCGCGCCGGGCTTTCGCGACACGGTGGTCCGCCCGCACGTCACCGGCTATATCCCCGACATCGCCGCCGGCGAGATGAACCTGCGCCAGCTCGTGCTGCGCCACCCGCGCCGGGTCGGGCCCACCGTGTGGCTGGCCAGCGGCGCGAACGCCCCCGGCGCCGGGGTGCACGGGGCTGCCGGGGTGTGGGCGGCTAGAGAAATAATTCGCTCACGGCGGCCCGGTCGACCTTCCCGGGGCCGAGCAGGGGAAGGGCCGGGACGGGCGTGA